In Planctomycetia bacterium, one DNA window encodes the following:
- a CDS encoding serine protein kinase yields the protein MVNKQSILDLVEKRLDTESFKHEHWEGTFDQYLDLVTKNPRVARNAFQRIYDMIMLYGSERYTKFRQDMVRYKFFSDPIGNGDDAIFGLERPLMQLVDFFKSAAQGYGTERRILLLHGPVGSAKSTICRLLKKGLEHYSRTDEGAMYTFAWKLPREDGGFDLVECPMHEEPLKLIPRDVRRDVLAMINENLPPEQRVIVEGDLDPFCRRTYAELLKQYNGDWKKVMDHVVVKRLILSEKDRKGIGTFQPKDEKNQDSTELTGDINYRKIAEYGSDSDPRAFNFDGELNVANRGLIEFIEVLKLDVAFLYDLLGASQEHVIKPKKFAQTHIDEVIIGHTNEPEYKKLQNNELMEAFRDRTIKIDVPYNCILDEEVKIYNKDFNKERIRGIHIAPHTIEVAAMWAVLTRLEEPKKAGLTRMQKLKLYSGKSIPGYTEDSVKELIEEARREGMQGISPRYIQDKISNALVSDQAIQEKGINPFMVMNELESGLSHHSLISDEELKKSYRELLSVVREEYEDILKAEVQRAISADEDAIKRLAANYIENVRAYTQREKVRNKYTGRDEEPDERLMRSIEEKIDIPDSRKDDFRQEIMNYIGALSLDGKKFEYHTNARLHKALELKLFEDQRDTIKLKNVVSGVVDDETQAKIDVVKQRLIKYFGYNEQSATDVLNYVASIFARGDAKNEE from the coding sequence ATGGTGAATAAGCAGTCGATCCTCGACCTCGTCGAAAAGCGTCTGGACACCGAGAGCTTCAAGCACGAGCACTGGGAGGGAACGTTTGATCAGTACCTGGACCTGGTGACGAAGAACCCGCGTGTGGCGCGCAATGCGTTCCAGCGCATCTACGACATGATCATGCTGTACGGCTCCGAGCGGTACACGAAGTTCCGCCAGGACATGGTGCGGTACAAGTTTTTCTCCGATCCGATCGGCAATGGCGATGACGCGATCTTCGGGTTGGAGCGTCCGCTGATGCAGCTGGTGGACTTCTTCAAGTCGGCCGCACAGGGGTACGGCACGGAGCGTCGCATTCTGCTGCTGCACGGTCCGGTCGGTTCGGCGAAATCGACAATCTGTCGATTGCTCAAGAAGGGACTGGAGCATTACTCTCGCACCGACGAGGGCGCGATGTATACGTTCGCGTGGAAGCTGCCGCGCGAGGACGGAGGGTTCGACCTGGTCGAGTGCCCGATGCACGAGGAGCCGCTCAAGCTGATCCCGCGGGACGTGCGGCGCGATGTGCTGGCGATGATCAACGAGAACCTGCCGCCCGAGCAGCGCGTCATCGTTGAGGGCGACCTCGATCCGTTCTGCCGCCGCACGTATGCCGAGTTGCTCAAGCAATACAACGGCGACTGGAAGAAGGTCATGGATCACGTCGTGGTCAAGCGACTGATCTTGAGCGAGAAGGACCGCAAGGGCATCGGAACGTTCCAGCCGAAGGACGAGAAGAACCAGGACAGCACCGAACTGACGGGCGACATCAACTATCGCAAGATCGCCGAGTACGGCAGCGACAGCGACCCGCGCGCGTTCAACTTCGACGGCGAGTTGAACGTGGCCAATCGCGGGCTGATCGAGTTCATCGAAGTGCTGAAGCTGGATGTCGCGTTTTTGTACGACCTGCTCGGGGCGTCGCAGGAACACGTCATCAAGCCCAAGAAGTTCGCCCAGACGCACATCGACGAGGTCATCATCGGGCACACGAATGAACCGGAGTACAAGAAGCTCCAGAACAACGAGTTGATGGAGGCGTTTCGCGATCGCACGATCAAGATCGACGTGCCGTACAACTGCATCCTGGATGAGGAAGTCAAAATTTATAACAAGGACTTCAACAAGGAACGCATCCGCGGCATTCACATCGCCCCGCATACGATCGAGGTGGCTGCCATGTGGGCCGTGCTGACGCGTCTGGAAGAACCCAAGAAGGCCGGGCTGACCCGGATGCAGAAGCTGAAGCTGTACAGCGGCAAGAGCATACCGGGCTATACCGAGGATTCGGTGAAGGAACTGATAGAAGAGGCTCGGCGCGAGGGGATGCAGGGCATCAGCCCGCGCTATATTCAGGACAAGATTTCCAATGCGCTCGTGAGCGATCAGGCGATCCAGGAGAAGGGAATCAACCCGTTCATGGTGATGAACGAACTGGAGAGCGGCTTGTCGCATCATTCTCTCATCTCCGATGAAGAATTGAAGAAGTCCTACCGTGAGCTGTTGAGCGTCGTGCGCGAGGAGTACGAGGACATCCTCAAGGCCGAGGTGCAGCGTGCCATCAGCGCCGACGAGGATGCCATCAAGCGGCTCGCGGCGAACTACATTGAGAACGTTCGCGCTTACACGCAGCGCGAGAAGGTGCGCAACAAGTACACCGGCCGCGACGAGGAGCCCGACGAACGGCTGATGCGGTCCATCGAAGAGAAGATCGACATCCCCGACAGTCGCAAGGATGATTTCCGTCAGGAGATCATGAACTACATCGGGGCGTTGTCGCTGGACGGCAAGAAGTTCGAATATCATACGAACGCCCGGCTGCACAAGGCGCTGGAGCTGAAGTTGTTCGAAGATCAGCGCGACACGATCAAACTCAAGAACGTCGTCAGCGGCGTGGTCGATGACGAGACCCAGGCGAAGATCGACGTGGTCAAGCAGCGGCTGATCAAGTACTTCGGCTACAACGAGCAGAGCGCGACCGACGTGCTCAATTACGTAGCCAGCATCTTCGCCCGCGGCGACGCAAAGAACGAAGAGTAA
- a CDS encoding aminotransferase class I/II-fold pyridoxal phosphate-dependent enzyme, with the protein MRPMNIQKLVSLNLNVRGMSQSATLAIKDRCRALRAEGKEVFDFGLGQSPFPVPEPVVAGLREAAAQKDYLPVKGLPALREAVASFHQRNDGVEAHPELLLVGPGSKELMFIVQLVYYGEIILPTPCWVSYLPQARIIGRRISMIHTTYETQWKLTADRLKDALSRVNDDRRPRLLILNYPSNPTGVSYTQEELKALAEVLRRYEVIVLSDEIYGQLHFRGQHASIARYYPEGTIISSGLSKWCGAGGWRLGTFSFPPDLDWLCHAMASVASETFTTVSAPIQHAAVHAFNGGPTIQSYLSKARRVLEALASYSVATLRRAGIAVHQPDGAFYLFPDFSPLADKLAARGITDGRTLCTDLLERAGVATLPGAAFGRSRNCLAARLAFVDFDGAEALRAVQGIPDEQPLSESLLRQVCPRVMDGMDAIAAWAVS; encoded by the coding sequence ATGCGGCCGATGAACATCCAAAAGCTCGTCAGCCTCAATCTCAACGTCCGCGGCATGTCGCAGTCCGCCACGCTCGCGATCAAGGATCGCTGCCGAGCGCTGCGAGCCGAGGGGAAAGAGGTCTTCGACTTCGGCCTGGGGCAGTCGCCCTTTCCCGTGCCGGAGCCGGTCGTCGCGGGGCTGCGCGAAGCGGCGGCGCAGAAGGATTACCTCCCCGTGAAGGGGCTGCCCGCTCTGCGCGAGGCCGTCGCGTCGTTTCATCAGCGGAACGACGGCGTCGAGGCCCACCCCGAACTGCTGCTGGTCGGCCCCGGCTCGAAGGAGCTGATGTTCATCGTTCAGCTTGTCTATTACGGCGAGATCATCCTCCCCACGCCCTGTTGGGTGTCTTATCTGCCGCAGGCGCGGATCATCGGCCGCCGCATCAGCATGATTCACACGACGTACGAAACCCAGTGGAAACTGACCGCCGACCGCCTGAAGGATGCGCTAAGCCGGGTAAACGACGATCGCCGGCCGCGCCTGCTGATTCTGAATTATCCGAGCAATCCGACCGGCGTGTCGTACACGCAGGAGGAGTTGAAGGCGCTGGCGGAGGTCTTGCGTCGCTACGAAGTCATCGTGCTGTCGGACGAGATTTACGGCCAATTGCACTTTCGCGGACAGCATGCGTCGATCGCACGGTACTACCCCGAGGGCACGATCATCAGCAGCGGGCTTTCCAAGTGGTGCGGCGCGGGCGGCTGGCGACTGGGCACGTTCTCATTCCCGCCGGACCTCGACTGGTTGTGCCACGCAATGGCATCAGTGGCCAGCGAAACGTTTACGACGGTCAGCGCGCCGATCCAGCATGCGGCCGTTCACGCCTTCAACGGCGGTCCGACCATTCAGTCCTATCTATCCAAGGCCCGACGCGTGCTCGAGGCACTGGCGTCTTATTCCGTCGCGACGCTTCGCCGCGCGGGCATCGCCGTTCACCAGCCCGACGGCGCGTTCTACCTCTTCCCGGACTTTTCGCCGCTGGCCGATAAACTGGCAGCGAGAGGAATCACCGACGGCCGCACGCTTTGCACCGACCTGCTGGAGCGGGCGGGCGTGGCGACGCTGCCGGGCGCGGCGTTCGGCCGGTCACGAAACTGCCTCGCGGCCCGCCTCGCCTTTGTGGACTTTGACGGCGCCGAGGCGCTGCGTGCCGTTCAGGGCATTCCGGATGAGCAGCCGCTCTCGGAATCGCTGCTGCGACAGGTATGTCCCCGGGTCATGGATGGGATGGACGCGATCGCCGCCTGGGCCGTTTCATAA
- a CDS encoding 4Fe-4S cluster-binding domain-containing protein codes for MVSLTVTPSDDAAPTRRTKFINKIDQIANIPADQRELLKKVAEKYIFRANDYYLGLINWDDPNDPIKQLIIPRAEELNDWGKLDASNEAAVTVARGVQHKYPDTVLLLCNEVCGAYCRYCFRKRLFMDDNEEVTKDVSQGIAYIAAHPEVTNVLLTGGDPLIMSTRRLREIIEALRAIPHVQIIRIGSKMPAFDPWRMLGDPELQKLFSEHSTPFKRIYLMAHFDHPRELTDDAVRGIDAFIRCGVICVNQCPLIKGINDDPMVLADMYRKLSWVGCPPYYLFQGRPTAGNEPYEIPIVQGWFIFREALRYGSGLARRARFVMSHETGKVEILAVTDQHIYTRYQRAKDGSNRGRVMIYKRNDEAYWLDALEPAFDGGAVRFAPESEFEVNAGPE; via the coding sequence ATGGTCTCACTCACGGTCACGCCATCCGATGACGCCGCGCCGACCCGGCGCACGAAATTCATCAACAAGATCGACCAGATCGCGAACATCCCGGCCGATCAGCGCGAATTGCTCAAAAAGGTCGCCGAAAAGTACATCTTCCGCGCGAATGATTACTATCTCGGCCTCATCAACTGGGACGATCCCAACGACCCCATCAAGCAACTGATTATTCCTCGCGCCGAGGAACTCAACGACTGGGGCAAGCTCGACGCCAGCAACGAAGCGGCCGTCACCGTTGCCCGGGGTGTGCAGCACAAGTACCCCGACACGGTTCTGCTGCTGTGCAACGAAGTCTGCGGCGCCTACTGCCGCTACTGCTTCCGCAAGCGGTTGTTCATGGATGACAACGAGGAAGTCACCAAGGATGTCTCCCAGGGAATCGCCTACATCGCGGCGCATCCCGAAGTGACCAACGTGCTGCTCACGGGAGGCGACCCGCTCATCATGAGCACGCGTCGCCTGCGCGAAATCATCGAGGCCCTGCGCGCCATCCCCCACGTGCAGATCATCCGTATCGGCTCGAAGATGCCCGCCTTCGACCCCTGGCGCATGCTCGGCGATCCGGAGCTGCAAAAGCTTTTCAGCGAGCATTCCACGCCGTTCAAGCGCATTTACCTCATGGCGCATTTCGACCATCCGCGCGAGCTGACCGACGACGCCGTGCGCGGAATCGACGCATTTATTCGCTGCGGCGTCATCTGCGTGAACCAGTGTCCGCTCATCAAGGGCATCAACGACGATCCGATGGTGCTGGCCGACATGTATCGCAAGCTCTCGTGGGTCGGTTGTCCGCCGTATTACCTCTTCCAGGGCCGCCCCACGGCGGGGAACGAACCGTACGAAATCCCCATCGTGCAGGGCTGGTTCATCTTCCGCGAAGCGCTGCGCTACGGATCGGGCCTGGCGCGACGGGCGCGGTTTGTCATGTCTCACGAAACCGGCAAAGTCGAAATCCTCGCCGTCACCGATCAGCACATCTACACGCGCTACCAGCGCGCGAAGGACGGCTCCAACCGCGGCCGCGTGATGATCTACAAACGCAACGATGAGGCCTATTGGCTCGACGCCCTGGAGCCTGCGTTTGACGGCGGCGCCGTCCGCTTCGCGCCGGAGTCGGAGTTCGAAGTCAACGCCGGGCCGGAGTAA
- a CDS encoding VCBS repeat-containing protein, producing the protein MLTRFQVALTLTVTVYLAASSAIAEEARTTRLAASRVEISKDGRVRVELPDAAGETEGASFRYNGVPYLTTSDWNNNLRRQVSAVLVADVNNDGKKDLLVGCYTSQSFPPYPEWTNLIYYNIGGTLEATPSWISGSQVHTSDLAVGDINLDGYPDVFSADGGSTFSPSRIYFGSATGPSTTAGWIATPSPSTWTTGVALFDFDHDGDLDAFTSNQGVSPNPYRRMLGYRNNGGVLETSPFWQSDEEAISSGPSFGDLDGDGWEDLAVGKWVNFQTAVYKNVNGVLQTVPVWQSGYTGGDRGTAWADVDGDNDLDLAVGRSPMILYTNTGGVLNQTWTAAPPFSTQPQDMKFVDVDRDGDQDLAEFQFSTGRAHIYLNTNGVLSNTPAYTYDDTSTGNAIAFGDINGDGWDDMVVGINGDISVRVFFARIPVILGDMNCDGLVNLDDVDPFVLAQLDPAAYAAAYPFCSTSRGDLNTDTLLNGGDVQGFSNLLTAP; encoded by the coding sequence ATGCTCACGAGATTTCAAGTTGCGTTAACGCTAACGGTCACCGTTTATCTCGCGGCCAGCTCCGCCATCGCGGAAGAAGCCCGCACGACCCGATTGGCAGCTTCGCGCGTCGAAATCTCGAAGGACGGACGTGTTCGCGTGGAGCTGCCCGACGCGGCCGGCGAGACGGAGGGCGCCTCGTTCCGGTACAACGGTGTACCGTACCTCACGACGTCGGACTGGAACAACAACCTCCGGCGGCAGGTGAGTGCCGTACTCGTGGCAGACGTGAACAACGACGGCAAGAAGGATCTGCTTGTCGGGTGCTACACGTCCCAGAGTTTTCCACCTTATCCCGAGTGGACCAATTTGATTTACTACAACATCGGCGGAACGCTGGAAGCCACTCCGTCGTGGATCTCGGGCAGCCAGGTTCACACCAGCGATCTCGCGGTGGGCGACATCAATCTGGACGGCTACCCCGATGTGTTCTCCGCGGACGGCGGCAGTACGTTCTCGCCGTCTCGGATTTATTTTGGCAGCGCGACCGGGCCGAGTACGACGGCCGGCTGGATCGCGACGCCATCCCCATCGACCTGGACCACGGGCGTGGCGTTGTTCGACTTCGATCACGACGGCGACCTTGATGCGTTCACGTCCAACCAGGGTGTCTCGCCCAATCCGTATCGCCGCATGCTTGGCTATCGCAACAACGGCGGGGTGCTGGAGACGTCGCCGTTCTGGCAGTCCGACGAGGAGGCGATCTCCAGCGGCCCGTCGTTCGGCGACCTCGACGGCGACGGCTGGGAGGACCTCGCCGTGGGCAAGTGGGTCAATTTCCAGACTGCCGTCTACAAAAACGTGAATGGCGTGCTTCAAACCGTTCCGGTCTGGCAGTCGGGCTACACCGGGGGCGACCGCGGCACGGCCTGGGCCGACGTGGACGGCGACAATGACCTCGATCTTGCCGTCGGCCGCTCTCCCATGATCCTGTACACCAACACCGGGGGCGTTTTGAACCAGACCTGGACGGCTGCTCCACCTTTCTCGACGCAGCCGCAGGATATGAAGTTTGTCGACGTGGACCGCGACGGCGATCAGGACCTGGCCGAGTTTCAGTTCAGCACGGGCCGCGCACACATCTACCTGAACACGAACGGCGTGTTGAGCAATACCCCGGCGTACACCTATGACGACACGTCGACTGGCAACGCCATTGCGTTCGGCGACATCAACGGTGACGGGTGGGACGACATGGTCGTCGGCATCAACGGCGATATTTCCGTGCGCGTATTCTTCGCCCGCATTCCCGTCATTCTGGGTGACATGAACTGCGACGGACTGGTCAACCTCGACGACGTTGATCCGTTCGTGCTTGCGCAGCTGGATCCCGCGGCCTACGCGGCGGCCTACCCGTTCTGCAGCACGAGCCGGGGCGACCTCAACACCGATACGCTGCTCAACGGCGGGGACGTGCAGGGTTTCTCGAACCTGTTGACGGCGCCGTAA
- a CDS encoding zinc-dependent metalloprotease, translating into MTMKRSTLTAMFATFVAAACSVTFAAPPGAQPPGAPPSPDKPKADKPDFPPFEEVMKDYAEVPTSEPPFFALWHNKKTDSLRAVIPGGMIGPKSQFLIASSMAGGPVATGFQLDHFLAYFDRMDKMLVLMRVDPRYVEGSNEVSDVIKRSYGGDEILKTVPIITMKGGDCVIDLDALMKGDFSGIGGWGGGNVNPALSKWVKFKPMPQNVELEVDLALMQRDGGRRNLMHYSISKIPDSAAAYKPRVADPRIGYFMTVRKDWTKPHDSKTLFNRYINRWHLEKRDPSAELSAPKNPIVWYIEKTVPLKYRRWVKEGILEWNKAYQACGFLDAIEVKQQEDYDPSTKDLDPEDVRYNFFRWIVTGRAFAMGPSRDHPLTGQIFDADIVFDDSMARAYVASYQRLSGGDTSWRPFEPVVQEFFRSNPQWLYRSPIEKLLPNVKLQNDPDEEFRNHLMAHMFKRGRPVCECAAGMAYQLEFAGIAMEAKGLGRTDEDFIGQIIKEIVMHEVGHCLGLRHNFKASAWLPMEEIEANTAAGEANVGSVMDYNPAIVAVRGKKQPNFVTRTIGPYDYWAIEYGYRPVGAPYKSEEEMLTKIASRVAEAGLDYGTDEDTMSFISPDPYSNRYDMGRDVMKYAQWQMDLTNNLMSDITEWSVKDGESYSRLRRAFTRILSEKANVTSYVARFVGGQVINRDRKGDPKCRKPIEVVDGAKQREALEFVCKHVFAEDAYLFDPKLLALLGPGRENHWGSDDFDFQVEFNIHDVVAANQYGILMTLMNPFTVNRIHDNQVKFEDDQEVYTLSEHLTRLTNEIWSELNEGDREGTDRKPFINSFRRNLQRNHLEMLMNLILTDPDGTVPADANAIARRCVAKLSDKIGKTLKTAKLDDTTEAHLSDVKKRIDKALEAQYTVGGMRFSDFLFFFQEAAKRQSERPVTVLPE; encoded by the coding sequence ATGACGATGAAACGATCCACTCTAACGGCGATGTTCGCGACCTTCGTCGCGGCGGCCTGCTCGGTCACGTTCGCGGCCCCGCCCGGCGCGCAACCGCCCGGCGCGCCACCTTCACCCGACAAGCCCAAGGCCGACAAACCCGACTTCCCGCCATTCGAAGAGGTCATGAAGGACTACGCGGAAGTCCCCACGAGCGAGCCTCCGTTCTTTGCTCTTTGGCACAACAAGAAAACGGATTCGCTGCGCGCCGTGATCCCCGGCGGCATGATCGGGCCGAAGTCGCAATTCCTGATCGCCTCGAGCATGGCGGGCGGGCCGGTGGCCACGGGCTTCCAACTGGACCACTTCCTGGCGTATTTCGATCGCATGGATAAGATGCTTGTCTTAATGCGCGTCGATCCCCGCTACGTTGAGGGCAGCAACGAAGTCAGCGACGTGATCAAACGCAGCTACGGCGGCGACGAGATCCTCAAAACGGTTCCCATCATCACGATGAAGGGCGGGGATTGCGTCATCGATCTCGACGCGCTGATGAAGGGCGACTTCTCCGGCATCGGCGGCTGGGGCGGCGGCAACGTCAACCCCGCGTTAAGCAAATGGGTCAAGTTCAAACCCATGCCGCAGAACGTCGAGCTCGAGGTCGACCTCGCCCTGATGCAGCGCGATGGCGGCCGGCGAAATCTGATGCACTACAGCATCTCGAAAATTCCCGATTCGGCCGCCGCCTACAAGCCGCGCGTGGCCGACCCGCGAATTGGTTACTTCATGACCGTGCGCAAAGACTGGACCAAGCCGCACGATTCGAAGACGTTGTTCAACCGCTACATCAACCGCTGGCACCTAGAAAAGCGCGACCCCTCGGCGGAGCTTTCGGCCCCGAAGAATCCGATCGTCTGGTACATCGAGAAGACGGTCCCCCTCAAGTATCGCCGCTGGGTCAAAGAGGGCATTCTCGAATGGAACAAGGCCTACCAGGCCTGCGGGTTCTTGGATGCGATTGAAGTCAAGCAGCAGGAGGACTACGACCCGTCCACGAAGGACCTCGACCCCGAAGACGTGCGCTACAACTTCTTCCGCTGGATTGTCACCGGTCGCGCCTTCGCCATGGGCCCGTCGCGCGATCACCCGCTTACCGGGCAGATCTTCGACGCGGACATCGTGTTCGATGATTCCATGGCCCGCGCCTACGTCGCGTCGTATCAGCGGCTAAGCGGCGGCGACACGTCGTGGCGACCGTTCGAGCCGGTGGTGCAGGAGTTTTTCCGCTCCAATCCGCAATGGCTTTATCGCAGCCCGATCGAAAAACTGCTCCCGAACGTGAAACTCCAGAATGACCCCGATGAGGAGTTTCGCAATCACCTGATGGCGCACATGTTCAAGCGCGGCCGCCCCGTTTGTGAGTGTGCTGCGGGCATGGCGTATCAGTTGGAGTTCGCCGGCATCGCGATGGAAGCCAAGGGCCTGGGTCGCACCGATGAGGATTTCATCGGGCAGATCATCAAGGAAATCGTGATGCACGAGGTTGGCCACTGCCTCGGTTTGCGTCACAACTTCAAGGCCAGCGCCTGGCTGCCCATGGAAGAGATCGAAGCCAACACCGCGGCCGGCGAGGCCAATGTCGGATCCGTGATGGATTACAACCCGGCGATCGTTGCGGTTCGCGGCAAGAAGCAGCCGAACTTCGTCACGCGCACCATCGGCCCGTACGACTACTGGGCCATTGAGTATGGCTATCGCCCGGTCGGCGCGCCGTACAAAAGCGAAGAGGAGATGCTCACCAAGATCGCGAGCCGCGTCGCGGAAGCCGGCCTGGATTACGGCACCGACGAGGACACCATGTCGTTCATCTCGCCGGATCCCTACAGCAATCGCTACGACATGGGCCGCGACGTGATGAAGTACGCCCAGTGGCAGATGGACCTGACCAACAACCTGATGTCGGACATCACGGAGTGGTCGGTCAAGGATGGCGAGTCATACAGCCGGCTGCGCCGTGCTTTCACGCGTATCCTCAGCGAGAAGGCAAACGTCACGAGTTACGTCGCCCGGTTCGTCGGCGGCCAGGTGATCAATCGCGACCGCAAGGGCGATCCAAAGTGCCGCAAGCCGATCGAAGTGGTCGACGGCGCCAAGCAGCGTGAGGCGCTGGAGTTCGTCTGCAAGCATGTGTTCGCGGAGGACGCCTACTTGTTTGACCCCAAGCTGCTGGCCCTGCTGGGGCCGGGTCGCGAGAACCACTGGGGCAGCGACGATTTTGACTTCCAGGTGGAGTTCAACATCCACGACGTGGTCGCCGCGAACCAGTACGGGATTCTCATGACGCTGATGAATCCGTTCACGGTCAATCGCATCCACGACAACCAGGTGAAGTTCGAGGACGACCAGGAGGTGTACACGCTTTCAGAACACCTGACTCGTCTCACCAACGAAATCTGGTCGGAGCTGAACGAGGGCGACCGAGAGGGCACCGACCGCAAGCCGTTCATCAACAGCTTCCGGCGAAACCTCCAGCGCAATCACCTGGAGATGCTCATGAATCTTATCCTGACCGATCCCGACGGTACGGTGCCGGCCGATGCCAATGCCATCGCGCGGCGGTGCGTGGCCAAGCTGTCCGACAAGATCGGCAAGACGCTCAAGACCGCCAAGCTCGACGATACGACCGAGGCACACCTGTCGGACGTCAAGAAGCGGATCGACAAGGCGTTGGAAGCCCAGTACACCGTCGGCGGCATGCGGTTCAGCGATTTCCTGTTCTTTTTCCAGGAAGCCGCCAAACGGCAGAGCGAGCGTCCGGTGACCGTGCTTCCGGAGTAG